One window of the Archangium primigenium genome contains the following:
- a CDS encoding choice-of-anchor K domain-containing protein gives MTTAVTSGIWSGINASPPGLAGLNSQHVRWGVPAGGTGQSGYVFAGRTVDVPLDGTTFVLGTFTHRNFPIYGYQPAQFDVSLRVHVTFSGGVLARDFSFTFHHNETPNVGPAPEDLVDLPTLRSPETIELDGEEYALVIEGFMQGGKLVTRFISAENGSNSADIVAKLVQIVKPVQTYMFKVLNPDGSVFGSGCFTYKGEEYPVDIAHVIGGLGRGSKLTEFWYHDPLVGSLGMSELLSLNFQRGADGEPSRFAINAFQLPGAASGITAGIATREKPGPVTTHRSEDKEHGHEGRTLVFPGICRPGQVQPQPEPEVPLVDLVIVIDSSTSMKPDATSLSNSVSAAIEAAKSKCPSDLKVSYLGIEGKFSDSLFRTTIREHLTRLGVADTAMRGRKRGTVASGGAQEDGGRAIEDVVTHNDWRPNAKRALLLLGDEGMEGGDNVDAEDIAAATKAIEVAKAGSTRVHTYLAKSGADEKTRKANQAEFARVAAETGGKAFTYEDTLRGFQELLEEVICASKQPEQPVEDCKCCKECMEHKVAAAAKP, from the coding sequence ATGACCACAGCAGTGACTTCGGGCATCTGGTCGGGCATCAACGCGTCGCCTCCGGGGCTCGCCGGGTTGAACAGCCAGCATGTCCGGTGGGGCGTGCCCGCTGGCGGCACCGGGCAGAGTGGATACGTCTTCGCGGGCCGCACCGTCGATGTGCCGCTCGACGGCACGACGTTCGTGCTCGGCACGTTCACGCACCGGAACTTCCCGATCTACGGCTATCAGCCCGCGCAGTTCGACGTGAGCCTGAGGGTCCACGTCACGTTCAGCGGGGGCGTGCTGGCGAGGGACTTCAGCTTCACCTTCCACCACAACGAGACGCCGAACGTCGGGCCGGCACCCGAGGATCTGGTCGATCTGCCGACCTTGCGCTCGCCGGAGACCATCGAGCTCGACGGCGAGGAGTACGCGCTCGTCATCGAGGGCTTCATGCAGGGCGGCAAGCTGGTGACCAGGTTCATCAGCGCCGAGAACGGCTCCAACAGCGCCGATATCGTCGCCAAGCTCGTGCAGATCGTGAAGCCGGTCCAGACCTACATGTTCAAGGTCCTCAACCCGGACGGCTCGGTGTTCGGCAGCGGGTGCTTCACCTACAAGGGCGAGGAGTACCCCGTCGACATCGCGCACGTCATCGGTGGGCTGGGTCGCGGGTCGAAGCTCACGGAGTTCTGGTATCACGACCCGCTGGTCGGCTCGCTCGGAATGAGTGAGCTGCTCTCGCTGAACTTCCAGCGGGGGGCCGACGGTGAGCCGTCGCGCTTCGCCATCAATGCCTTCCAGCTCCCCGGCGCGGCGAGCGGCATCACCGCGGGGATCGCCACGCGCGAGAAGCCGGGGCCGGTGACCACGCACCGCTCCGAGGACAAGGAGCATGGCCACGAGGGGCGCACGCTGGTCTTCCCCGGGATCTGCCGCCCGGGCCAGGTCCAGCCACAGCCGGAGCCCGAGGTGCCTCTCGTCGACCTGGTCATCGTGATCGACTCGAGCACGTCGATGAAGCCCGACGCGACGAGCCTCAGCAACTCGGTCAGCGCGGCCATCGAGGCGGCGAAGTCGAAGTGCCCGTCGGACCTCAAGGTCAGCTACCTGGGGATCGAAGGGAAGTTCTCCGACTCGCTGTTCCGCACGACCATCCGCGAGCACCTCACCAGGCTCGGCGTCGCCGACACGGCGATGCGCGGGCGCAAGCGCGGCACGGTGGCCTCGGGCGGCGCGCAGGAGGACGGCGGGCGCGCGATCGAGGATGTGGTGACGCACAACGACTGGCGCCCGAACGCCAAGCGCGCGCTCCTCTTGCTCGGTGACGAGGGCATGGAGGGCGGCGACAACGTCGATGCCGAGGACATCGCCGCCGCCACCAAGGCGATCGAGGTCGCCAAGGCCGGGAGCACGCGGGTGCACACCTACCTGGCCAAGAGCGGGGCGGACGAGAAGACGCGCAAGGCCAACCAGGCCGAGTTCGCGCGGGTGGCGGCCGAGACCGGCGGCAAGGCCTTCACGTACGAGGACACCCTGCGGGGCTTCCAGGAACTGCTCGAGGAGGTCATCTGCGCGAGCAAGCAGCCGGAGCAGCCGGTGGAGGACTGCAAGTGCTGCAAGGAGTGCATGGAGCATAAGGTCGCCGCCGCGGCGAAGCCGTGA
- a CDS encoding nuclease A inhibitor family protein, with protein sequence MGNVATSEVHAAVDRAAAQLLDAAGPDGIVSRKDIRTKLLALEGKERELVDSLYRFVDRRDGKRSARMTRRDIDEALAYIRKELVDRFDLDNNGLSEDEVARMSELGKLAVSLARTLKDVTGNKGESIDQQLKTLASGGIYFDNCFGTESAVDVAFFQAEGTLSQVTPDTFRSALKLKDGPQEEIVRFEPAEQALQAIARTYWDDPDLEEDDKRTAAQARQLVDLMKTHLRDVHAVVLGRNDPELVGSNHPLYIVGLDSAGSLMGLKTYVIWT encoded by the coding sequence ATGGGAAACGTTGCCACGTCGGAAGTGCATGCGGCGGTCGACCGCGCCGCGGCGCAGTTGCTGGACGCCGCGGGGCCCGATGGAATTGTCAGCCGCAAGGACATCCGCACCAAACTGCTCGCGTTGGAGGGAAAGGAGCGTGAACTCGTCGATTCGCTCTATCGCTTCGTCGATCGCCGTGACGGCAAGCGCTCCGCCCGGATGACCCGGCGCGACATCGACGAGGCGCTCGCCTACATTCGCAAGGAACTCGTCGACCGCTTCGACCTCGACAACAATGGCTTGTCGGAGGACGAGGTCGCGCGCATGTCTGAACTGGGCAAGCTCGCCGTTTCCCTGGCGCGGACACTCAAGGACGTGACCGGAAACAAGGGCGAGTCGATCGACCAGCAACTCAAGACGCTCGCCAGCGGTGGAATCTACTTCGACAATTGTTTCGGCACGGAGAGCGCCGTGGACGTCGCGTTCTTCCAAGCCGAGGGGACGCTCTCCCAGGTGACTCCCGACACCTTCCGCTCCGCGCTCAAACTCAAGGACGGGCCGCAGGAGGAGATCGTCCGGTTCGAGCCCGCCGAACAGGCGTTGCAGGCCATCGCCAGGACGTATTGGGATGATCCCGATCTGGAGGAGGACGACAAGCGCACGGCGGCGCAAGCCAGGCAGCTCGTCGACCTGATGAAGACGCATCTGCGCGACGTCCACGCGGTGGTTCTCGGCCGCAACGACCCGGAACTGGTGGGCTCCAACCATCCGCTCTACATCGTGGGGCTCGACTCCGCCGGAAGCCTCATGGGTCTGAAGACTTACGTCATCTGGACGTAG
- a CDS encoding DUF6992 family protein, with product MNHAPSHRAGLVAVLLLCLSVSAQAAEFTSPESFLAHHNQQTARLNQTAMSILLGWAVLNIGSGTVGHFTTEGETRAFWQANAAWNTVNLAIAGFSLYGQASSSPGSWDLARSLTEGQKMEKLLLFNAGLDVGYLAFGGFLLERGHRTDSGRLRGWGKSLLVQGGFLLLFDAALWFLNARLNSQLTARLTPAPNGVGLMLTWP from the coding sequence ATGAACCATGCCCCCTCGCACCGCGCGGGACTCGTCGCGGTGTTGCTGCTGTGTCTGTCCGTGTCCGCTCAGGCCGCGGAGTTCACCTCGCCCGAGTCCTTCCTCGCCCACCACAACCAGCAGACGGCGCGGCTCAATCAGACGGCCATGAGCATCCTGCTCGGCTGGGCCGTGCTCAACATCGGCTCGGGCACCGTGGGCCACTTCACCACCGAGGGGGAGACGCGGGCCTTCTGGCAGGCGAACGCCGCCTGGAACACGGTGAACCTGGCCATCGCGGGCTTCAGCCTGTACGGCCAGGCCTCCTCCTCGCCCGGCTCGTGGGATCTCGCGCGCAGCCTCACCGAGGGCCAGAAGATGGAGAAGCTGCTGCTCTTCAACGCCGGCCTCGATGTGGGCTACCTCGCCTTCGGCGGCTTCCTGCTCGAGCGCGGCCACCGCACGGACTCGGGGCGGCTGCGGGGGTGGGGCAAGAGTCTGCTCGTGCAGGGGGGCTTCCTCCTGCTCTTCGACGCCGCCCTGTGGTTCCTCAACGCGCGCCTCAACTCCCAGCTCACCGCCCGCCTGACGCCCGCCCCCAACGGGGTGGGCCTCATGCTCACCTGGCCCTGA
- the hrpA gene encoding ATP-dependent RNA helicase HrpA, translating into MSGDSPVPTPGDLPPLHFPPELPISSRVEDITQAIASHQVVIVAGATGSGKTTQLPKILLAMGRGRPRQIAVTQPRRIAATSVAARVARELGTELGTDIGYQIRFEDRSSRRTAVKFMTDGVLLAQIHGDPLLKRYDTIVLDEAHERSLTIDFLLGWLKRLLPRRPDLKVVVSSATIETERFSQFFGGAPVIQVEGRTFPVDVLYEPPPEDAELADAVADSVANVISLDPDGDVLVFLPGEREIRETENALNARSLRGTVVQPLYARLSASEQSRVFATIPQRRVILATNVAETSVTIPGIVYVVDTGVARLSRYDPRSGTTRLHIEPVSQASADQRKGRCGRVREGICVRLYDEVAFTTRPAFTDPEIKRTGLAGVILRMKSLGLGDVEDYPFLDPPQPKSIAEGWRVLEELGAIEGKERTLTPLGHQLARFPVDPRIARMILAGAEYGCLEEVLIVAAALNLQDPRERPRELAQKADELHRRFRDENSDFAGLLKLWAFVREAEGRGTSHLRRVCRDNFLSFLRVREWRDVQRQLEETVRELRLPNKGQGAPARGDALHQALLTGLLSRIGQWNPEQRHYTGAKQTRFMVHPSSALSKKPPAWVMAFELVETSQLFARTVAKLDPEWLAAAAPHLLKRSYSEPHWSEKSARAVVKENATLFGLQVFKERPVALSSMDPERARLMFLEHALVRGEYRTRGAFQEKNRQVLEHVARLRDKARRSELLDSEALLTFFDQRVPADVTDGAGFEAWRRKAEAADRDVLVLSVEDALAHDPGLSPKHYPDTLSLHGASVPVTYTFDPSAEDDGITLSVPLLLLVQLVPGELDWTIPGWQREKLTALLDQLPRAQRKQLGQVPELVDRLEKELVPFRGPMLPALARAVSRLCGMDLTEESFRGAIVAPYLRLTLRVLDEQGKELARSRDADALIEQYGGRARAALRSAAPASDWERKGLTDWSFGELPPSVTRRVGKLEVRGYPALVDRGATVDLVLLETAPAADAATRTGVRRLLMLAARGHVAVSAARMPPPFPALTGAPPAKGQADAFRALVLARSVDDAFKLTPGAPLPRTKAAFEALVREGSPRIEREARDWAEAVTATSSALTATLAALKAASKGPSGAAALRDIRAQLEHLFPADLLEWIPLLRLMDYPRYLRAAQARLTRAVANPGKDAAKAEPFTPLWETFLAKRASVRDPEAARELRWVFEELRVAIFAPEVTTPVSVTVAKVGAALAALR; encoded by the coding sequence ATGTCCGGCGACTCACCCGTCCCCACTCCCGGCGACTTGCCCCCCCTGCACTTCCCCCCCGAGCTCCCCATCTCGAGCCGGGTGGAGGACATCACCCAGGCCATCGCCTCCCATCAGGTCGTCATCGTCGCGGGGGCCACCGGCTCGGGCAAGACGACGCAGCTGCCGAAAATCCTGCTCGCCATGGGGCGCGGACGCCCGCGCCAGATCGCCGTCACCCAGCCCCGGCGCATCGCCGCGACAAGCGTGGCGGCCCGCGTGGCCCGCGAGCTCGGCACGGAGCTGGGCACGGACATCGGCTACCAGATTCGTTTCGAGGACCGCTCGTCCCGGCGCACGGCCGTGAAGTTCATGACCGACGGCGTCCTGCTCGCGCAGATCCACGGCGACCCGCTCCTCAAGCGCTACGACACCATCGTGCTCGACGAGGCCCACGAGCGCAGCCTCACCATCGACTTCCTGCTCGGGTGGCTCAAGCGCCTCCTGCCCCGGCGCCCCGACCTCAAGGTGGTGGTGAGCTCGGCCACCATCGAGACCGAGCGCTTCTCCCAGTTCTTCGGCGGCGCGCCGGTCATCCAGGTGGAGGGCCGCACCTTCCCGGTGGACGTGCTCTACGAGCCGCCTCCCGAGGACGCCGAGCTCGCCGACGCCGTCGCCGACTCGGTGGCCAACGTGATCTCGCTCGACCCGGACGGGGACGTGCTCGTGTTCCTCCCCGGCGAGCGGGAGATCCGCGAGACCGAGAATGCCCTGAACGCGCGCTCGCTGCGCGGCACGGTGGTGCAGCCCCTGTACGCGCGCCTGTCGGCCTCCGAGCAGTCGCGGGTCTTCGCCACCATCCCCCAGCGCCGCGTCATCCTCGCCACCAACGTGGCCGAGACGTCGGTCACCATCCCGGGCATCGTGTACGTCGTGGACACGGGGGTGGCGCGCCTGTCGCGCTACGACCCGCGCTCGGGCACCACGCGCCTGCACATCGAGCCGGTCTCCCAGGCCAGCGCCGACCAGCGCAAGGGGCGCTGCGGCCGCGTGCGCGAGGGCATCTGCGTGCGCCTCTACGACGAGGTGGCCTTCACCACGCGGCCCGCCTTCACCGACCCGGAGATCAAGCGCACCGGGCTCGCGGGGGTCATCCTGCGGATGAAGTCCCTCGGCCTCGGTGACGTCGAGGACTACCCCTTCCTCGACCCGCCCCAGCCCAAGTCCATCGCCGAGGGCTGGCGGGTGCTCGAGGAGCTCGGGGCCATCGAGGGCAAGGAGCGCACCCTGACGCCGCTCGGGCACCAGCTCGCGCGCTTCCCGGTGGACCCGCGCATCGCGCGGATGATCCTCGCCGGCGCCGAGTACGGGTGCCTGGAGGAGGTGCTCATCGTCGCCGCGGCGCTCAACCTGCAGGACCCGCGCGAGCGGCCCCGGGAGCTCGCGCAGAAGGCGGACGAGCTGCACCGGCGCTTCCGGGACGAGAACTCGGACTTCGCGGGCCTGCTCAAGCTGTGGGCGTTCGTGCGCGAGGCGGAGGGCCGGGGCACGTCCCACCTGCGGCGCGTGTGCCGGGACAACTTCCTGTCCTTCCTCCGGGTGCGCGAGTGGCGGGACGTCCAGCGCCAGCTCGAGGAGACCGTCCGCGAGCTGCGCCTGCCGAACAAGGGCCAGGGCGCCCCGGCGCGCGGGGACGCCCTGCACCAGGCGCTGCTCACCGGACTCTTGTCCCGCATCGGCCAGTGGAATCCCGAGCAGCGCCACTACACGGGCGCCAAGCAGACGCGCTTCATGGTCCACCCCTCGTCGGCGCTCTCGAAGAAGCCCCCGGCCTGGGTGATGGCGTTCGAGCTGGTGGAGACGTCCCAGCTGTTCGCGCGCACCGTGGCGAAGCTGGACCCGGAGTGGCTCGCGGCGGCGGCCCCCCACCTGCTCAAGCGCAGCTACTCCGAGCCGCACTGGTCGGAGAAGTCCGCGCGCGCCGTGGTGAAGGAGAACGCGACCCTCTTCGGGCTCCAGGTCTTCAAGGAGCGCCCCGTGGCCCTGTCCAGCATGGACCCCGAGCGGGCCCGGCTGATGTTCCTCGAGCATGCCCTGGTGCGCGGCGAGTACCGCACGCGGGGGGCGTTCCAGGAGAAGAACCGCCAGGTGCTCGAGCACGTGGCGCGCCTGCGGGACAAGGCCCGTCGCAGCGAGCTGCTCGACAGCGAGGCGCTGCTGACGTTCTTCGACCAGCGCGTCCCGGCGGACGTGACGGACGGGGCGGGCTTCGAGGCCTGGCGCCGCAAGGCCGAGGCGGCCGACCGGGACGTGCTCGTCCTCTCCGTGGAGGATGCCCTCGCGCACGACCCGGGCCTGTCCCCGAAGCACTACCCGGACACCCTCTCCCTGCACGGCGCGTCCGTGCCGGTGACGTACACCTTCGACCCCTCGGCCGAGGACGACGGCATCACGCTGAGCGTGCCGCTGCTGCTGCTCGTCCAGCTGGTCCCGGGAGAGCTGGACTGGACCATCCCCGGGTGGCAGCGCGAGAAGCTCACCGCCCTGCTCGATCAGCTCCCCCGCGCCCAGCGCAAGCAGCTGGGGCAGGTGCCGGAGCTGGTCGACCGTCTGGAGAAGGAGCTGGTGCCCTTCCGCGGGCCGATGCTTCCAGCGCTCGCGCGCGCGGTGTCCCGACTGTGCGGCATGGACCTGACCGAGGAGTCCTTCCGGGGGGCGATCGTGGCGCCCTACCTGCGCCTCACGCTCCGGGTGCTCGACGAGCAGGGCAAGGAACTCGCGCGGAGCCGTGACGCCGACGCGCTGATCGAGCAGTACGGCGGACGCGCCCGGGCGGCGCTGCGCAGCGCGGCACCGGCCTCGGACTGGGAGCGCAAGGGGCTGACCGACTGGAGCTTCGGAGAGCTGCCCCCCTCGGTCACCCGACGGGTCGGCAAGCTCGAGGTCCGCGGCTACCCCGCGCTCGTCGACCGGGGTGCCACCGTGGACCTGGTGTTGCTCGAGACCGCCCCCGCCGCCGACGCGGCGACACGCACGGGGGTCCGCCGGCTCCTGATGCTCGCCGCGCGAGGCCACGTGGCCGTCAGCGCCGCGCGCATGCCGCCGCCCTTCCCGGCCCTCACGGGTGCACCGCCCGCGAAGGGTCAGGCCGACGCCTTCCGGGCGCTCGTCCTCGCCCGGAGCGTCGACGATGCGTTCAAGCTCACCCCGGGCGCGCCGCTGCCTCGCACGAAGGCGGCCTTCGAGGCGCTCGTCCGTGAGGGCTCGCCGCGCATCGAGCGGGAGGCACGGGACTGGGCGGAGGCCGTCACGGCCACCTCCTCCGCGCTCACCGCGACGCTCGCCGCGCTCAAGGCCGCCTCGAAGGGGCCGAGCGGCGCGGCGGCCCTGCGGGACATCCGCGCGCAGCTCGAGCACCTGTTCCCCGCGGACCTCCTCGAGTGGATTCCCCTCCTGCGGCTGATGGATTACCCGCGCTACCTCCGCGCGGCCCAGGCCCGGCTGACGCGTGCGGTGGCCAACCCCGGCAAGGACGCGGCGAAGGCCGAGCCCTTCACCCCCCTGTGGGAGACCTTCCTCGCCAAACGCGCCAGCGTGCGGGATCCGGAGGCGGCGCGGGAGCTGCGGTGGGTCTTCGAGGAGCTGCGTGTGGCCATCTTCGCCCCGGAGGTGACGACGCCCGTGTCGGTGACGGTGGCGAAGGTTGGCGCGGCCCTCGCGGCGCTGCGCTAG
- a CDS encoding DUF4156 domain-containing protein: MNWKQCLSGLGVVCLMSGCAYTELSKGGRKVTPLAAAPGADCKNYGTLVGTSGAFGAQEDKIAEAMNDVLNKAAEKRATHVFMQPPTFSAYQGTTASASVVAYAYNCPADKYGSLAEAEPVPAEKSYLSECPRQEGESARQRALRCKQLASGTANE; encoded by the coding sequence ATGAATTGGAAGCAGTGTCTGTCGGGCCTGGGCGTGGTGTGCCTGATGTCGGGGTGTGCGTACACCGAGCTGAGCAAGGGCGGTCGGAAGGTGACGCCCCTGGCCGCGGCACCGGGCGCGGATTGCAAGAACTACGGAACCCTCGTCGGCACGAGCGGAGCCTTTGGCGCCCAGGAAGACAAGATCGCGGAGGCGATGAACGACGTGCTGAACAAGGCCGCGGAGAAGCGGGCCACCCACGTCTTCATGCAGCCGCCCACGTTCAGCGCCTACCAGGGCACCACCGCCTCGGCCAGCGTGGTGGCCTACGCCTACAACTGCCCGGCGGACAAGTATGGCTCCCTGGCGGAGGCGGAGCCCGTGCCCGCCGAGAAGTCGTACCTGTCCGAGTGTCCTCGCCAGGAGGGGGAATCGGCACGCCAGCGGGCCCTGCGCTGCAAGCAGCTCGCGAGCGGCACCGCGAACGAGTAG
- a CDS encoding DNA alkylation repair protein has protein sequence MPKTTTLSQVMKQLEAQGDEKVRQRYVRDGAGDNVFGVLLGKIRGLAEELGTNHGLGLELWATGNHEARVLACMLLDPAALTQKEARALLEPLSNATLADELVGRVLVQAPIAEALQVRWMDGDKELPRRAGWRLLAGRIARGLAKDLDVRATLERIERELPSAPYPVKEGLNFCLVWMGLHLPEYTPEAIAIGERLGRWDPRPIPKGCTSSYAPEWIAAALALRRGEKTEARKAMDTAAKKKAPSASKKSAGKKPSASKRAR, from the coding sequence ATGCCGAAAACGACGACGTTGTCCCAGGTGATGAAGCAGCTCGAGGCCCAGGGCGACGAGAAGGTGCGCCAGCGCTACGTGCGCGATGGCGCGGGCGACAACGTCTTCGGCGTGCTGCTCGGCAAGATCCGGGGCCTCGCGGAGGAGCTCGGGACGAACCACGGGCTCGGTCTGGAGTTGTGGGCGACGGGCAACCACGAGGCGCGGGTCCTCGCGTGCATGCTGCTCGACCCCGCGGCGCTCACCCAGAAGGAGGCGCGGGCGCTCCTCGAGCCGCTCTCGAACGCGACCCTGGCCGACGAGCTCGTCGGCCGCGTGCTCGTGCAGGCGCCCATCGCCGAGGCGCTCCAGGTGCGGTGGATGGACGGCGACAAGGAATTGCCCCGCCGCGCCGGGTGGCGGCTGCTCGCCGGACGCATCGCGCGTGGGTTGGCGAAGGACCTGGATGTCCGCGCGACGCTCGAGCGCATCGAGCGGGAGTTGCCGTCCGCGCCGTACCCGGTGAAGGAGGGCCTCAACTTCTGCCTCGTCTGGATGGGCCTCCACCTGCCCGAGTACACCCCGGAGGCCATCGCCATCGGCGAGCGCCTCGGCCGGTGGGACCCGCGCCCCATCCCGAAGGGCTGCACGTCGAGCTACGCGCCGGAGTGGATCGCGGCGGCGCTCGCGCTGCGTCGCGGCGAGAAGACCGAGGCACGCAAGGCGATGGACACGGCCGCGAAGAAGAAGGCCCCGTCCGCCAGCAAGAAGAGCGCCGGGAAGAAGCCTTCCGCCTCGAAGCGGGCGCGCTGA
- a CDS encoding M13 family metallopeptidase, with product MTSPFRRFPGATRVALTLGTSAWLAGCATTAPADTASALTRPDKPAATPPAPAPRPTYGAFGVDTSGMSPSVTPGNDFFRYANGQWFDRTEIPADQSSIGMFSQLAREADRRTREIIEEAARSDAPAGSELRKLGDLYASFMDEAAIEARGLTPLAPELQRIGAIADRRQLAAALGDTLRADVDALNMGRVTTDRLFGLWVSEDLNEPSRYAAYLFQGGLGLPDRDYYLSEDPKFAEVRQKYEKHVAALLRLAGGAEPEAQARRVVALERSIARVHWSQVDTRDVAKANNPWPRAQFAQRAPGLDWDTWFSAAGLGQQREFIVWQPSALTGIAKLVGGEPLQTWKDYLTFHALARAAPFLSRAFSEESFAFHGQVLSGLERQRPRWERAVSITGEAMGEAIGKRYVAKYFPPEAKAEADTMVRDIIAALDRRIDALAWMAPETKARAKEKLTTLQVGIGHPEKWRDYTGLEIRAGDAYGNHERASRFETQRHLKKLGGPVDRAEWFMVPQLVNALNSPQQNSIIFPAAILQPPFFDPNADPAVNYAAIGAVIGHEIVHSFDDVGAQFDARGKLANWWTKEDAARFKAAGQALVAQYNAYRPLPDASVNGELTLGENIADLAGLAIAHDAYTMSRGGKETPAIEGFTGDQRFFLGFAQIWRRKYREPSLRRALLTDGHAPSEFRVLTVRNLEPWYQAFGVTPGQTLYLTPEQRVRVW from the coding sequence ATGACCTCACCATTTCGTCGTTTTCCGGGCGCCACGCGCGTGGCGCTCACCCTCGGGACCTCCGCGTGGCTCGCCGGATGCGCCACCACCGCGCCGGCGGACACGGCCTCCGCGTTGACGCGGCCGGACAAACCCGCCGCCACCCCGCCCGCCCCCGCCCCGCGGCCCACCTACGGCGCCTTTGGGGTCGACACCTCGGGAATGAGCCCGTCCGTGACGCCCGGGAATGACTTCTTCCGCTACGCCAACGGCCAGTGGTTCGATCGGACGGAAATCCCCGCGGACCAGTCCTCCATCGGCATGTTCTCGCAGCTGGCGCGGGAGGCGGACCGGCGCACCCGGGAGATCATCGAGGAGGCCGCGCGCTCCGACGCCCCCGCCGGCAGCGAGTTGCGCAAGCTGGGCGACCTCTACGCCAGCTTCATGGACGAGGCGGCCATCGAGGCCCGGGGCCTGACGCCGCTCGCCCCCGAGCTCCAGCGCATTGGCGCCATCGCCGACCGCCGACAGCTGGCCGCCGCGCTCGGAGACACCCTGCGCGCCGACGTGGACGCGCTCAACATGGGGCGGGTGACGACGGACCGGCTCTTCGGCTTGTGGGTGAGCGAGGATCTCAACGAGCCCTCCCGCTACGCCGCCTACCTGTTCCAGGGCGGCCTGGGCCTGCCGGACCGCGACTACTACCTGAGCGAGGACCCGAAGTTCGCCGAGGTGCGTCAGAAGTACGAGAAGCACGTCGCCGCCCTGCTGCGCCTGGCGGGCGGCGCCGAGCCCGAGGCCCAGGCCCGCCGCGTCGTCGCACTGGAGCGGAGCATCGCGCGCGTGCACTGGAGCCAGGTGGACACGCGAGACGTGGCCAAGGCGAACAACCCCTGGCCCCGGGCGCAGTTCGCCCAGCGCGCGCCCGGGCTGGACTGGGACACCTGGTTCAGCGCCGCGGGCCTCGGCCAGCAGCGCGAGTTCATCGTCTGGCAGCCGAGCGCGCTCACGGGGATCGCGAAGCTGGTGGGCGGCGAGCCCCTCCAGACGTGGAAGGACTACCTGACCTTCCACGCGCTCGCGCGCGCCGCGCCCTTCCTGTCCCGGGCCTTCAGCGAGGAGAGCTTCGCCTTCCATGGCCAGGTGCTCTCTGGACTGGAGCGGCAGCGCCCGCGCTGGGAGCGCGCCGTGAGCATCACCGGCGAGGCGATGGGCGAGGCCATTGGCAAGCGCTACGTCGCGAAGTACTTCCCGCCCGAGGCCAAGGCCGAGGCCGACACGATGGTGCGCGACATCATCGCGGCGCTCGACCGGCGCATCGACGCGCTCGCGTGGATGGCGCCGGAGACGAAGGCGCGCGCGAAGGAGAAGCTCACCACCCTCCAGGTGGGCATCGGCCACCCGGAGAAGTGGCGGGACTACACGGGCCTGGAAATCCGTGCCGGAGACGCCTACGGCAACCACGAGCGGGCCTCGCGCTTCGAGACCCAGCGCCACCTGAAGAAGCTCGGCGGACCGGTGGACCGCGCCGAGTGGTTCATGGTGCCGCAGCTCGTCAACGCCCTGAACTCACCGCAGCAGAATTCCATCATCTTCCCGGCGGCCATCCTGCAGCCGCCCTTCTTCGACCCGAACGCCGATCCGGCGGTGAACTACGCGGCCATTGGCGCCGTCATCGGGCATGAGATCGTCCACAGCTTCGATGACGTGGGCGCCCAGTTCGACGCGCGCGGCAAGCTGGCCAACTGGTGGACGAAGGAGGACGCGGCGCGGTTCAAGGCCGCCGGCCAGGCGCTCGTCGCGCAGTACAATGCCTACCGCCCGCTGCCAGATGCCTCGGTCAATGGCGAGTTGACGCTCGGGGAGAACATCGCCGACCTGGCCGGTCTGGCCATCGCCCATGATGCCTACACGATGTCGCGTGGAGGCAAGGAGACGCCGGCGATCGAGGGCTTCACCGGCGATCAGCGCTTCTTCCTCGGCTTCGCCCAGATCTGGCGCCGGAAGTACCGTGAGCCGTCGCTGCGCCGGGCGCTGCTGACGGATGGGCATGCGCCGAGCGAGTTCCGCGTGCTGACCGTGCGCAACCTCGAGCCCTGGTATCAGGCCTTCGGAGTCACGCCCGGACAGACGCTCTACCTGACGCCCGAGCAGCGCGTGCGCGTCTGGTGA